Proteins encoded within one genomic window of Saccharopolyspora pogona:
- a CDS encoding helix-turn-helix domain-containing protein yields the protein MPMVKMRTARKLLLGREIAHMIETAGISQADAAKIIESSQSRIAGLISGMGTISVGDLDLLATRLGFTDDGHRETVRELRRDNHKRGFWSTGHNRAYAEDLRLLIDLEKHADQIRQAEVEVVPGLLQTEAYARAMHADQPEIDGVTVEDRVAARVARQDILDKPEPPTIQVVMSESCLRRMWAPADVMQQQIEHLIKLSNRPNVMIQVVPFQAAPGRRSPLGTRFTLVRVPSPGAAGPLELAYTEGQGEVRYLDDKKALAAHETAWARITNAALRFDESRKFMKAISRDYAEQAKNTTS from the coding sequence ATGCCAATGGTCAAGATGCGTACCGCCAGGAAGCTTCTGCTGGGCCGCGAGATCGCCCACATGATCGAGACTGCCGGCATCTCGCAAGCCGACGCGGCGAAGATCATCGAGTCGAGTCAGAGTCGTATCGCTGGGTTGATCAGCGGCATGGGGACGATCTCCGTTGGTGATCTGGACCTGCTGGCGACGCGCCTCGGATTCACTGACGATGGCCACCGGGAAACGGTGCGCGAGCTGCGCCGGGACAACCACAAGCGTGGCTTCTGGTCAACCGGCCACAATCGCGCGTACGCAGAGGATCTACGACTCCTGATCGACCTGGAGAAGCACGCGGACCAGATCCGGCAGGCTGAGGTCGAGGTCGTGCCCGGCCTGCTGCAGACCGAAGCCTACGCACGCGCCATGCATGCGGACCAACCAGAGATCGATGGCGTGACCGTCGAAGACCGCGTGGCGGCGCGAGTCGCGCGCCAGGACATTCTCGACAAGCCCGAGCCGCCCACGATCCAGGTTGTCATGAGTGAGTCGTGCTTGCGCCGCATGTGGGCCCCGGCAGACGTGATGCAGCAGCAGATTGAGCATCTGATCAAGTTGTCGAACCGGCCGAACGTGATGATTCAGGTGGTGCCGTTCCAGGCTGCGCCTGGCCGCCGGTCTCCGCTCGGCACCCGCTTCACCCTGGTTCGCGTCCCTTCCCCAGGTGCCGCAGGACCACTCGAACTTGCGTATACCGAAGGTCAAGGCGAGGTTCGCTACCTGGACGACAAGAAGGCGCTTGCGGCCCATGAGACAGCCTGGGCGCGCATCACGAACGCGGCCCTGCGGTTCGATGAGAGCCGGAAGTTCATGAAGGCGATATCACGCGACTACGCTGAACAGGCGAAAAACACCACCAGCTAG
- a CDS encoding DUF397 domain-containing protein: MSTVPRPQFAERDFRKATRSEPDKQCVRVARRDGWVELRDDKTVFGAPDDHRLVFTAEEFDAFLAGAREGCTEGLCLEITCRGVDGMYVFRRRGWAAVELVFTEAELLAFRDGVTNHEFDAVAYTA, translated from the coding sequence ATGAGCACGGTCCCACGACCGCAATTTGCCGAGCGGGATTTCCGCAAGGCAACCCGAAGTGAGCCAGACAAGCAGTGTGTACGGGTGGCTCGCCGGGATGGTTGGGTCGAGTTGCGTGACGACAAGACGGTGTTCGGCGCGCCGGATGACCACCGGCTGGTGTTCACCGCCGAGGAGTTCGACGCCTTCTTAGCCGGTGCTCGGGAGGGCTGCACCGAGGGGCTGTGCCTGGAGATCACCTGTCGCGGCGTGGACGGCATGTACGTGTTCCGCCGTCGCGGCTGGGCAGCCGTCGAGTTGGTGTTCACCGAAGCCGAACTGCTGGCGTTCCGGGACGGCGTCACGAACCATGAATTCGACGCGGTCGCCTACACCGCATAG
- a CDS encoding HAL/PAL/TAL family ammonia-lyase, with protein sequence MLSDTADLVALRVPGPLGLPDLERAARPIDVVADDETRRRIEVCHRFVLDSHAASQAIYGVTTGLGPLVKFPGRSELADQAENTLNHLTAGHGPDLPAAVVRATLLVRLWSLARGHSGVSLSVIDALAAMLRTGFAPAVPRLGSVGASGDLIPLAHATQALRGNGYAYLGASRMPAGDALHRAGLQPLRLDGRDALALVNGTSLTAAAAGLALASIRRSHLTAQVLSALMADVLGCTPAYLSENLLTAFGHEHAAAVGREMRGLLAGTEPTGARGLQEPYSLRCVPQLLGAAGSALDYVASVIEADLNGISDNPVFFPEQNEIAHGGNFFGQPVAFAADLLTNTTVQMGNLAERQLDLMVDPHRNSGLPPVLATIPGEQHGVQGVQLAATATVADMRRNATPAAMQSLPTNLHNQDIVPFGTQAALNALDQSRSLRWLHGALAVALRQAVHVGDRRPTAPACSAVMDRLIAEVPPIDPDRPLDLDVQHAADVLDDYARERIN encoded by the coding sequence ATGCTCAGTGACACAGCCGATCTCGTTGCGCTGCGCGTGCCCGGCCCGCTCGGGCTGCCCGATCTTGAGCGCGCGGCTCGTCCGATCGACGTCGTCGCGGACGACGAGACGCGGCGCCGGATCGAGGTCTGCCACCGGTTCGTGCTCGACTCCCACGCGGCCAGCCAGGCCATCTACGGCGTGACCACGGGGCTCGGCCCGCTGGTCAAGTTCCCTGGGCGCAGCGAGCTGGCCGATCAGGCCGAGAACACCCTGAACCACCTTACCGCCGGCCACGGCCCGGACCTGCCGGCCGCCGTCGTGCGCGCGACACTGCTGGTCCGGCTCTGGTCGCTGGCCAGAGGGCACTCCGGCGTTTCGTTATCGGTCATCGACGCCCTCGCGGCGATGCTGCGTACCGGCTTCGCCCCGGCCGTGCCGCGCCTGGGATCCGTTGGTGCTAGCGGCGACCTGATCCCACTCGCCCACGCCACCCAAGCGCTGCGCGGCAATGGTTACGCGTACTTGGGTGCCAGCCGGATGCCGGCGGGCGACGCGTTGCACCGGGCAGGGCTGCAACCGTTGCGCCTGGACGGGCGCGACGCCCTGGCACTGGTCAATGGCACATCGTTGACCGCTGCCGCCGCCGGCCTCGCGCTCGCCTCGATCCGCCGATCACACCTCACCGCGCAAGTGCTGTCCGCGCTGATGGCCGACGTACTGGGGTGCACGCCGGCTTATCTGTCCGAGAACCTGCTCACGGCGTTCGGCCACGAACACGCTGCGGCGGTGGGCCGAGAAATGCGTGGACTGCTCGCAGGCACCGAACCTACCGGTGCTCGCGGGCTCCAGGAGCCGTATAGCCTCCGATGCGTGCCTCAACTGCTCGGCGCCGCCGGGTCCGCGCTCGACTACGTCGCCTCGGTCATCGAGGCGGACCTCAACGGCATCAGCGACAATCCGGTGTTCTTCCCCGAGCAGAATGAGATCGCCCACGGCGGCAACTTCTTCGGCCAGCCCGTGGCGTTCGCCGCCGACCTGCTCACCAACACCACTGTCCAAATGGGCAACCTCGCCGAGCGGCAATTGGACCTCATGGTCGACCCGCACCGCAACAGCGGTCTGCCACCCGTCCTGGCAACGATCCCCGGTGAACAGCACGGCGTCCAGGGTGTCCAGCTCGCCGCCACGGCCACCGTCGCCGACATGCGACGCAACGCCACCCCGGCCGCGATGCAGAGCCTGCCCACCAATCTCCACAACCAGGATATTGTCCCGTTCGGCACCCAGGCCGCGCTCAACGCGCTCGATCAATCCCGTTCACTGCGCTGGCTGCACGGCGCGTTGGCGGTCGCGCTGCGCCAGGCCGTGCACGTCGGTGACCGCCGGCCGACTGCCCCGGCCTGCTCCGCCGTGATGGACAGGTTGATCGCCGAAGTACCCCCGATCGACCCCGACCGTCCACTCGACCTGGACGTGCAGCACGCCGCCGACGTCCTCGACGACTACGCCCGCGAACGGATCAACTGA
- a CDS encoding cytochrome P450 family protein: MNESANHLITPLSPEFLVNPLPTYAYLRANQPVSPVALPDGGRAWLVTRYDDVRKGLSDPRLSNDQTRLPVSTPFDALPAAVRPAIVGDVQNLDPPDHTRIRRLLAPAFSAQAAERLRPRLVALAGELIDSFGERPQVDLVAEYAAPFAGRSLAEICGIPADQHEHFQSLANAVVTAIHGGTPDALVTPALELYEYIETLCAERETHTGEDLLSVLVREHKDGQLSRPELTSTIFGLLNAGQEGTANLIGNGLHLLLTHPAELARLQADPQLLPSAVEEFARYTAPLDLPIFRSSEKDTQFAGTAVPAHEPIMFSLLSAGHDESRFDKPAQLDIGRADNHHLAFGRGTHFCPGAPLARVQVQVAIGELLARTGSALRLAVAADQIVPRTSVVTRAVAALPCLIS; encoded by the coding sequence ATGAACGAATCAGCAAATCATCTGATCACACCGCTGAGCCCGGAATTCCTGGTGAACCCGCTTCCCACCTATGCCTACCTGCGGGCGAACCAGCCAGTGTCGCCGGTCGCTCTGCCGGACGGAGGCCGCGCATGGCTGGTGACCCGGTACGACGACGTGCGCAAGGGCCTGAGCGACCCGCGTCTGTCCAACGACCAGACCAGGCTGCCGGTGAGCACCCCATTCGACGCACTGCCCGCAGCTGTGCGGCCCGCCATCGTCGGCGACGTGCAGAACCTCGACCCGCCGGACCACACGCGCATACGCCGACTGCTCGCCCCCGCCTTCTCGGCACAGGCCGCCGAACGCCTGAGGCCTCGCCTGGTCGCGTTGGCCGGGGAGTTGATCGACTCATTCGGCGAACGGCCGCAGGTCGACCTCGTCGCCGAGTACGCGGCGCCGTTCGCGGGCCGGTCGCTCGCGGAGATCTGCGGAATCCCGGCCGACCAGCACGAACACTTCCAGTCACTTGCCAATGCGGTGGTCACCGCGATTCACGGTGGTACCCCGGACGCACTCGTCACCCCCGCACTTGAACTGTACGAATACATCGAGACCCTTTGCGCGGAGCGGGAAACACATACCGGTGAAGACCTCCTCTCGGTCCTGGTCCGCGAGCACAAGGACGGCCAGCTGAGTCGGCCCGAGCTGACTTCCACGATCTTCGGCCTTCTCAACGCCGGACAAGAAGGGACGGCAAATCTCATCGGTAACGGCCTGCACCTGCTGCTGACTCACCCGGCGGAACTGGCCCGGTTGCAGGCAGATCCGCAGCTGTTGCCGTCCGCCGTGGAGGAGTTCGCCCGCTACACCGCGCCACTGGATCTACCGATCTTCCGCTCGTCCGAAAAGGACACCCAATTCGCCGGGACCGCCGTACCCGCGCACGAGCCGATCATGTTCTCGTTGCTGTCCGCCGGGCACGATGAGAGCCGGTTCGACAAACCCGCGCAGTTGGACATCGGCCGCGCCGACAACCACCACCTCGCCTTCGGCCGCGGAACGCACTTCTGCCCCGGCGCGCCGCTGGCCCGGGTCCAGGTCCAGGTGGCCATCGGGGAGCTGCTCGCCCGGACCGGGTCTGCCTTGCGGCTCGCCGTCGCGGCAGACCAGATCGTGCCCCGAACGAGCGTAGTGACCCGAGCCGTGGCGGCATTGCCCTGCCTGATCAGCTGA
- a CDS encoding SDR family NAD(P)-dependent oxidoreductase yields the protein MSGRLAGKIAFISGTGRAGIGRELAKIFAAEGAKVFGSTRSEGSAAETVAAVKAAGGVMEAFAPADLSDPAAAQNWIDAGIAAFGGIDILVNNAGDLRNGPFDEQPLDDWYYTLRTELDLPYLCTRAAWPHLRARGGGVVINMGSVAGMRGVLFHPMLPHGVTKGALISMTRHLAAAGADHNIRAVCISPAMVRSDATQSHIDAGEFDDLMRITPSRRICEPREVANLALFLASDEATYINGANIPIDGGVSAMGG from the coding sequence ATGTCGGGCAGACTCGCAGGAAAGATCGCATTCATCAGTGGCACAGGACGTGCTGGAATCGGCCGGGAGTTGGCGAAGATATTCGCCGCAGAAGGAGCCAAAGTTTTCGGCTCGACACGAAGTGAGGGCTCTGCCGCCGAGACGGTCGCAGCTGTGAAGGCGGCCGGCGGCGTGATGGAGGCGTTCGCTCCGGCCGACCTGTCGGATCCTGCAGCGGCGCAGAACTGGATCGACGCGGGCATCGCGGCGTTCGGCGGGATCGACATCCTGGTGAACAACGCCGGGGACCTGCGCAACGGGCCGTTCGACGAGCAGCCGCTCGATGACTGGTACTACACGCTACGCACCGAACTGGACTTGCCGTATCTCTGCACAAGGGCGGCGTGGCCGCACCTGCGGGCGCGCGGCGGCGGCGTAGTGATCAACATGGGCTCTGTCGCAGGCATGCGTGGCGTGCTGTTCCACCCGATGCTACCGCACGGCGTCACCAAGGGCGCGCTCATCTCGATGACCAGGCACCTGGCCGCAGCCGGAGCCGACCACAACATCCGGGCGGTCTGCATCAGCCCGGCCATGGTGCGCAGCGACGCGACCCAGTCGCACATCGACGCGGGAGAGTTCGACGACCTGATGCGCATCACGCCATCGCGGCGGATCTGCGAACCACGGGAAGTCGCCAACCTCGCCCTGTTCCTCGCCTCCGATGAGGCCACCTATATAAATGGCGCCAACATCCCGATCGACGGCGGTGTGTCCGCCATGGGCGGATGA
- a CDS encoding AMP-binding protein: MNLAPETALRHYFGQADAPQGGWSVRWDALSASQREAVLSREVPEVVTVRTSGSTGVPTQWSHSREQMLAEAAMLAELWREDPVDLMLAFAPPTHLYGLLTTLLMPAVLGVEVWYQPGPEAPMPDVRGRVLGITAIPWTFRLLDRRRDELARASRIVIQHSTATLPPGAEDFANAFGRGRVRITEIFGSTESGGIAHRAGRDQPWTLFPDITLTHTADGAQPEVPLVVSGPRLAAGLDTWATGDFVEIVDPRHFRFHGRRTRLRKINGVRVDFDEVEYRLRDTVPSKDVACVPVDDPVRGENFTVLVVPDEPGAPDVVKAVRIALKSWNLVPHEVLVVPAIERSETGKLRR, from the coding sequence ATGAACCTCGCCCCGGAAACGGCGCTGCGCCACTATTTTGGCCAGGCCGATGCGCCGCAGGGTGGTTGGTCCGTCCGATGGGACGCGCTCAGCGCATCGCAACGGGAGGCCGTGCTGAGCCGCGAGGTGCCCGAGGTGGTGACCGTTCGCACCTCCGGATCCACCGGCGTGCCAACACAATGGTCTCACTCCCGTGAGCAGATGCTGGCCGAGGCGGCCATGCTGGCGGAGCTCTGGCGGGAAGACCCCGTTGACCTCATGCTGGCGTTCGCCCCACCAACCCACCTCTACGGCCTGCTCACAACGCTGCTGATGCCGGCTGTGCTGGGCGTCGAGGTCTGGTACCAACCCGGGCCGGAGGCCCCGATGCCCGACGTGCGCGGCCGGGTCCTCGGGATCACCGCGATCCCGTGGACCTTCCGTCTGTTGGACCGCCGCCGCGACGAGCTCGCAAGAGCCTCTCGGATAGTGATCCAGCACAGCACGGCCACGTTGCCACCCGGCGCCGAGGACTTTGCCAACGCCTTCGGCCGTGGCCGGGTCCGTATCACCGAGATCTTCGGATCGACCGAAAGCGGGGGCATCGCCCACCGTGCCGGACGTGATCAACCGTGGACGCTCTTCCCGGACATTACGCTCACCCACACCGCGGATGGCGCACAGCCGGAGGTTCCGCTGGTGGTGTCCGGACCACGTCTCGCCGCGGGACTGGATACCTGGGCCACCGGCGATTTCGTGGAGATCGTCGACCCACGGCACTTCCGCTTCCACGGCAGGCGCACCCGGCTCCGCAAGATCAACGGCGTGAGGGTGGACTTCGACGAGGTCGAGTACAGGCTTCGCGACACTGTGCCGAGCAAGGACGTCGCTTGCGTCCCGGTCGACGACCCGGTACGCGGCGAGAACTTCACCGTACTCGTCGTACCGGATGAGCCGGGTGCCCCCGATGTCGTCAAGGCTGTCCGGATCGCCCTCAAGTCATGGAACCTGGTGCCGCACGAAGTTCTTGTCGTGCCGGCCATCGAACGCAGCGAGACAGGGAAACTACGCCGGTGA
- a CDS encoding beta-ketoacyl synthase N-terminal-like domain-containing protein, with amino-acid sequence MTPAIAITRIMLDTGFGRDLEQTWSRVQAGESAVRTTGEFDGAYVSRIDSAVDLTTLVAAISEDGLPADTGVVMGTNGAPEVAWLTGQPYSVLDDAAEAIGATGPRAVFGTGCIAGTNAICYAIDVLRTGRARAMLVIGLETLTVTTMATFRSWKAIDPAPSRPYQGSSGINLGEGIAVLLLEADPQDGVIAYVNGYGLSSDAFHVTSPPPNGEGLARAMTMALEDAGVRPEDVDYVNGHGTGTSANDTAELAAMRAVFGASAPPISSSKPQLGHTLGASGVVETAVTALAVRDQVLPPTASADPAETGEWDVVPQRARASRVDVAVMNSLAFGGANGVLVLGRHAGSRHSTTDRQVAKAGEVTVPDVGAATELIPRAYANRLDDLGKLAMAAGQSAWQAVGHTADDSPAADRTGLVFATASGPTRTIDELHAAEQRGELDRVNPVTAPNIVCSVTAGYICQLLGIKGPLSAITSGEESAAIADDYAHGLIRQGRADTVLVVCADEVGGARAYVLSGEPLCVS; translated from the coding sequence GTGACGCCAGCCATCGCCATTACCCGAATCATGCTCGACACCGGATTCGGGCGCGACCTCGAGCAGACCTGGAGTCGTGTGCAGGCAGGGGAAAGCGCCGTGCGCACGACAGGCGAGTTCGACGGTGCCTACGTATCGAGAATAGACAGCGCGGTTGATCTGACCACGCTCGTGGCGGCCATTTCGGAAGACGGCCTGCCAGCCGACACCGGTGTGGTCATGGGTACCAACGGTGCCCCCGAAGTGGCGTGGCTGACTGGCCAGCCGTATTCGGTGCTCGACGATGCCGCCGAGGCGATCGGGGCCACTGGCCCGCGCGCGGTGTTCGGGACCGGCTGTATCGCGGGCACGAACGCCATCTGCTACGCGATCGATGTCCTGCGTACCGGTCGGGCGCGGGCCATGCTCGTCATCGGCCTGGAGACGCTGACGGTGACGACGATGGCGACCTTCCGGAGCTGGAAGGCGATCGACCCCGCACCGTCTCGGCCGTACCAGGGCAGCAGCGGGATCAACCTGGGGGAGGGCATCGCGGTGCTGCTGCTCGAGGCCGATCCGCAGGACGGTGTGATCGCGTACGTGAACGGATATGGCCTGAGTTCAGACGCATTCCACGTAACCTCGCCGCCGCCGAACGGAGAGGGCCTGGCACGGGCGATGACCATGGCGCTGGAGGACGCGGGGGTGCGTCCTGAGGACGTGGATTACGTCAACGGCCACGGTACGGGCACTTCCGCGAACGATACCGCCGAACTGGCCGCGATGCGCGCAGTGTTCGGAGCTTCCGCGCCGCCCATTTCCAGTTCGAAACCGCAGTTGGGACATACGCTCGGCGCATCGGGTGTCGTCGAGACGGCGGTCACCGCCCTGGCCGTCCGCGACCAGGTGCTGCCCCCGACAGCCAGCGCCGATCCGGCTGAGACGGGTGAGTGGGACGTCGTGCCCCAGAGGGCACGAGCGTCGCGCGTCGACGTCGCGGTCATGAACTCACTCGCATTCGGCGGTGCTAACGGTGTCCTGGTCCTCGGGCGCCACGCTGGTAGCCGTCACTCCACGACGGACCGGCAAGTGGCCAAGGCGGGCGAAGTTACGGTGCCGGACGTCGGCGCAGCAACCGAGCTGATTCCCCGCGCTTATGCAAACCGCTTGGACGACTTGGGAAAACTCGCGATGGCTGCCGGGCAGTCCGCGTGGCAGGCGGTCGGCCACACCGCCGACGACAGCCCTGCCGCCGACCGAACCGGCTTGGTCTTCGCCACCGCCAGCGGGCCGACGCGCACGATTGACGAATTGCATGCGGCCGAACAGCGCGGGGAACTGGATCGGGTCAACCCGGTCACCGCGCCTAACATCGTCTGCTCGGTGACGGCCGGCTACATCTGCCAGTTACTCGGCATCAAGGGGCCGCTGTCGGCCATCACATCCGGCGAGGAATCCGCTGCCATCGCCGACGACTACGCACACGGCCTGATACGACAAGGACGTGCCGACACCGTGCTGGTCGTTTGCGCTGACGAGGTGGGCGGTGCACGTGCCTACGTGCTGAGTGGGGAGCCGTTATGCGTGTCGTGA